Within Triticum dicoccoides isolate Atlit2015 ecotype Zavitan chromosome 1B, WEW_v2.0, whole genome shotgun sequence, the genomic segment ACCTGAAGCCCAAGATGCACGGCTGCTCCATCTGCGGCCTGGAGTTCGCCGTCGGCCAGGCTCTCGGAGGCCACATGAGGCATCACCGTGCCATGGTTGCCGGAGGCGGCGGTGTCGTGCCGGCACCGCCGGCGACAACAAGCAACAACTCCGTCGTCAGTAGCAACGCCCTTGTCGGCAGCGGCAGCATCAAGCCCGGGCTGTGGCTCGACCTGAACCATCCACCGTGCGATGATGGCAACGGCATGGACGCTGATCACGGCGAGTGCGGCCACGGTGCCCCCGCCGCCGGGTATAAGTTCCACCAGTTCTTGGATaacagcaccatggcggtggactgcGTCGGCTACTAGCTCCTCTTCTTCTATTGCCGGGTTTTTGCCGGACAGTAGAATATCTCTGTGTGGCACTGGAGTACTACTTTTGGATCTCCTTTATCTTTCTTTTTCTCTTGGATGAAGACATTAATCCACGTTTTGTATAGCGGTATATATAGTAGATGAGTGCCTAATGGAAGGGCGTGACGGACATACATCATTTCATATTGAGATGACAGTGTGCTTAATTTGGTGGCTTGGAGGCCCGCCAGACCTAATTACCTTGGGTTTTCCTGCTATTATTATTGATGAAAAAACCTTGGGTCAAGTGGCCCAATGTAATTATTTTCTCACAGTAAAAGACACggaattgtggtttttccatttggTGCAAGTGAGGATATTATGTTTTCTCTTCCAGTAGTATATGTTTTTTCTCTCAGAACCTATAACCGCTTCTGGAACAAGGTCCATTTTTAACCATACATTATTTTGTGTGTGAACATGAACTTAAAACATAGCTCTTTTGACATTAAGCACTGAAATTTCCAAGAGCAGTTAACATGAACTCAAACCTGGTTTAAAAAGCTTTGCATTTTAGGCCTTCAAATTAAGTGGTTTTCATTTACAGTTTTGGCAAGTCTCAGTCGACTAAGACTTGGTTATGCTCAGTCGATGCAATATTCATTTGATCTCGTATGGAGATCCATGCAAAAAAATTCTTTTTAGTTTTTGTTTCATCCTCTTATATACTATGTCACTTGATTGAGACCTGGTTAAGTTTCAGTCCACTAAGACCTTTCCACACCCTTTCATTTATATAGGAAATGATATGAGTTGGTTAAAAAACTATCAGAAGATATTACCCCATACTCTTATAAAAAGAATGACAAGAAAAGTTCATTATCTCTTATACTTTTGCATGGAATACAAATAATCATACTTGGTTAAATTTTCACCCTTCTCGTTTAATATATTCTGTAAATATTAAAGAGAATATAGATTTCACGCATTTGGGAAGATGAGTGACCTTGCAAACCATAACCTAGTTATCTAGGGTTGGTTCACACCTTAAAGATTTCAGAAAAATTGAACAATAAAAATGTGAATACTTCAGATGGTACAGATTAGGTGCTTACAGCAACTCATCCATTAAAATGACAACTGGTCTTTGCACGGTACTCCTGTAGCATTTCTTGAAATTTTACCGCTTGTAATTTTTTTCACAACAAACCCTATATAAATATTTAGTTAGACTGAAGTTTATATTGACCCTATGGTTTCTAACTTGGTGCTCCATGtagtgttgcatctctttttttgcGAAATTAATCTAGATCTGTTATCAAACGTCGCTGGAAGTATCCCCCACAAACAAAATTTTAAGAAAAAGTTCACCGGaagtacaaagcatctcaaacataatagAAACTACATCGAGATTCCGAGACCACCGAACGACCACTACCGCAATCAGAACGGGCCGCTGACTCGCCGCTCTCACTGCTTCCCTgctggagccggcttgaccttgttgATGACAACCGataagtcttcgtgcatgtgcccaaaGGACCAGCGTCCTGGAGCCATATTTGTCCCCATAGAACCCTTGAATCTGACACCAAATCTCACCAGACAATGAAAAATCCTAACCTCATCGCCCTATGAAGACGACATGTATCTACGCCGAAGCTCCGTCAACTAAGTCGAGATGTACGATCTCGAGGAGGAATGAAGCTCGGAAGACAAACACGAAGAAGAAGCGCCACCATCCAACCAAGCGCCGCACCTGTGAGGGCAAAAAAAAACTACTAACCGGGGCGAAGGCACCAAGGTTCTCCTCCCCGCCATCGTCCGCTAAAGTGGCAGGCAGAGGTGAGGTGAATCCACAGGCTCGCCGATGAAGACTGAAGGCGAGAGTTTGGCCTAGCTGGTGCATCTTTTATTATGGTTTTATTCTTCAAAAACATCAGTTTAAAATACATATTAAATCTAGTTGGTGCTCcatttttaaaagaaaaaatgCTTCAAAGATGTTTGGATCTTCTTTACTCCGACTAGTAAATTAAAGAAATTAGCAAATATAGATTGCATGTTTAGAAATTCTTTTGACTGCAGacaatctgttggaaatatgagcaattttccgaatgattttattaccagaaatactagataaagcatgactaatatagcaaatataaagcaagtcatgcaatctgacaaagagaaggtaaacatcgtctgcatatatgaacttgaagtAATcatatctagaacagacactagatgaagatGCTTATACCacatagaacctaacatatgtagggcagagactagagccaagaactgtagcacgacttctaacagaaaggataagaacacgtacggcacagcagcagcagaagcgctggacttggggtcgatgtcctcgcctgccatgtcatcgaggaggtcgtggacgtcagggaagaagtcgtcatcgggaagtagtcgtcggcgaccggatcgtccgtgatgaagcagccagtagtcgcgctgagcgctccccaaaaaccttatcacccttctcccgtacaggactcaaaaggtgcagtctcggaggcctactgtcccggcgtgcggtgcacgccgcaagccgggatgaggaagaacgtagcagcaaCGCAGTGCTCGGGAACTtgtggcgaggggaggaagaaattCGGGTGcctctctctgggaggagcgacctccttTTTATAGGTGCAAGAGAAGAAGGCGAGAGGCTGCGCTGGGAGCTGAAGAGAACGAGGAAGACAAAACGAACAGGCAGCAAGCGAAGAGGTGCGCCAttcgtattcaatctccactacagcaaaacgtTTCAGCTTTCGCGtgccctttcgtatacccgtagtgcgtggcaaaaatttacatcggctcgttcccgcaacccgcggcacggcgcggcgcggcgcgtcatgacgaggcgtggcgtggcgaggcgggcggcggaggaggagcgc encodes:
- the LOC119300655 gene encoding zinc finger protein ZAT12-like, producing the protein MMKRFAFEERDMAGMLLTVSREQAMPMPVLVAARGDRGQERAFVCKTCDRVFPSFQALGGHRASHKKPRMDGDSDLKPKMHGCSICGLEFAVGQALGGHMRHHRAMVAGGGGVVPAPPATTSNNSVVSSNALVGSGSIKPGLWLDLNHPPCDDGNGMDADHGECGHGAPAAGYKFHQFLDNSTMAVDCVGY